GCAATTGATAATCCTTTATGCATGCTTACTGCCATCACCACTCATGTCTGCCAAACCTCAGGACATCGATAGTACTAACAAATAAAGACATTAGCGAATCCAGCCATCTCTCAATTCTTATTGGGCGGAATAACGGAAGGACCTCTGTGACTGGGTCATAGTACCATCACCGCTGCATTCGAGAGCACGGCGCCTTCTGACGATGTTCAGGAGAGCACCCCACGTTTGAGAAGCTCATTAATTTCGAACTAATGGATGAAACAAAAAGGCCATCAGACCAGATCGGCAACAGGcattggtaaaaaaaaatcttaaaagACCATTGCAACAGGAACCATTATGAGGCATAGACAGCTTCACATATGCGCAATCGTTCAACGAAAAATAATATGGAGAAGTCTTATGCAACGGGTTCGACTTTTGTTGCAGTGTGCTTGACTGGCAGAGTTGCCGCATTATAAGATAGGAATGAGAGAGAGCTTACGGCGCACAATTGAAAACGGCAGGCGCGGCGACGTGTCGTTTTCGCTTGTTCTGTTTCAGCGTTGTTGCACACttcttttagaaaaagaaaataatgaacTACCTACTTCTAgccgaagccacaagaaaatccgtGATTTTTCACCAAGAAAGCTACTTAATTGCCACAAAGTTTGTCTTGTTCCGGGGATTGTAACCAGGACTAAAGCATTTGTTTTAAGCTACCGAGGCAACTATCTATAGGTAGCCCAAGGGAGAATTAATCGAGAACTCGAAGCACGTGGACTCATAATATTTTAAATTAGGTATGCCACCTTGCGGGTTACCGCAAAAATCACTTCCAATATTCTGTGTCGATGCTCTTCGATTCACCCTCGCGCTTTTGTTAGCTACCTCGATAGCTCAATAAAAAGAGCGACCGTCCCttaaaggcgttggtcccgggtctGATCCCCGGACGACGACGGATTTCAacaaagaagctttttttttctgagaaaccTGTGTCGATTTCCTTGCGACGTCTTGCTAAAAGTGGGtggtgttacgatcggcccctgcgccgaaatgaaagcggcgtcccctgttcttcgaaccgggcgccgaagcgctgcttgccttgacaatggttcaagcgcttgaattgtcctcccgagatgggacgtgaggcgccGTGCAGTCCGGCCCATCGGCGTTCGGCCAGACGACCATGATAGTTTCCTGTCGCCAAATAtaccttgacgagacagcggcgtccgcgcggatgacaaccagccccacaaattgatcgacaaggtgcttcggaactgcagaccttttgtgtccgagcgtgggacccatcgccctATGGCCTTCGCATGGCGGGGACATGTTGCACTCTTTGGTGCAAAAgcagcagagtgcggtggccacgccccagtcgacgacgctgacatgggcgagtgtgggtggcaccctcattagtgttgtgtggaacgcgattggaccgtcccaacttgcagaaattcccccatctagggatctggagaaagagaccctttaaaacgagccccgcgggctcattcgagCGCAATCGTCGTAATGTAGACACGAAATGctcgtcctgtaggacgaaatcgtcatgcagaaacaaactgctcgcccatgtaaataaaacctctgttaagtttgccttcctccagcctcttcctccggagtctctggtgcctccaaaggccggtcgcaacagtgGTTGTCAATTTGCCCTTCATAACCCTCGCCTCACCTTGAATTCCGCAGAACTCTTCTTAAATATCCTCTTTTAGTCTTCTATTTAATGTGATTTTAGAGGCCATATGCGTCATTAGTGTTTTCCCCTGTGTCACAATAAATGTCCCAAATACCGTAAAACAAATGTAGTGAACACTCTGATAGTGGCTGTTACTGCCGTTATATAAACAATTATATTCGTAGTTGTTGCGGCTAATGCAGCTCCgtctttcgtcgacgtcacggttATCAAGGTCGTCAACAtacatgataataataataatatctggggttcaacgtcccaaaaccacgctatgattatgagagacgccgtagtggagggctccggaaatttcgaccacctggggttctttaacgtgcacctaaatctaagtacacgggcctcaaacattttcgcctccatcgaaaatgtcgTCAACATACATTTATGGTAGTCATGACTATGGCCTTGCTGTTTGCACTCACTGTACTGATAGCGCAGTGTCTTTTTCATTCACTCTAACCACCTTGATTTGGCCGGTGTCATTGTGGCATCACGTAAGCCCTTTAGTTATGATTAAAGCAGAAAAactcgtgtacttagaattaCTTAATCTCCACGTTGCAGTCCCCCAAGTACACAAAATGAATGCATAAACCCTCGTTATGGCGGACCTTATAGCAATATTCCAGTTCCGGATAATGAGGCCCTGAAATCTAGAGAATATTTCAAACTGACCTCTTGTGGTCGTCCGTGTGGTAGTCGGTCGTGGCGTGCGAGTCGTTGTAGTCGGAGTCGTCCGTGTGGTAGTTGGCCTTGGCGTGCGAGTCGTTGGAGTAGGCGTCGTCCGTGTGGTAGTCGGTCGTGGCGTGCGAGTCGTCGTAGTCGGAGTCGTCCGTGTGGTAGTTGGCCGTGGCGTGCGTGTCGTTGGCCTGGGTGTCGGCCTTTTGGTAGTTGGTCGTGGCGTGCGAGTCGTTGGAGTCGTAGTCCTCCGTGTGGTAGTTGGCCGTGGCGTGGGAGTCGTTGGCCTGGGTGTGGGCCTTGTGGTAGTTGGTCGTGGCTTGCGAGTCGTCGGCGTCGGAGTCGGCCGTGTGGTAGTTGGCCGTGGCGTGGGAGCCGTCGTACTCGGAGTCGGCTGTTTGGTGGTTGTCCGCGGTGTGGGAGTTGGAGGTGTTAGCGTGGGAGCCTGAGCAGTACTCGAGGTCGAAGGTGAAGGAGTCGCTTGTGGCGTGGCAGCTGGTGTACTCGGAGTAGCAGCAGGCGTTTGGTAGGGAGTGGCATCCGTGCTCCTTTGGTGAGGATCAGGCAATGCAGTGGTTACAGACATGGTTGTCATATACACAGGCGGGCGTGGGATTGGCAAGGAAGGCCCTGAGCTGTCCCCTCCTCCACCTCCACCACTACCGACGAAAGAGTCGTCGTTCCTGTCGGTGGCATCTTCAACACCTAGTAAAAAAAGATCCAAGCAGCGATTAGGTGTAAACGGGAGGTgcagaagaaaaaggaagcaaaacCCATTGTCTCATAACGCCCTTCCTAGTTTCTGTGTTGGTTGCATACTTATTTCATTGAAGTGTTACGTGCACAACGCTCAACGCTGCCCCTTTCTCGCTGTTTActattgtgaggaagaagatcgacACACCACATCACCGTCCGCTCACGCGCACTGACAGTTcactctctggctacgccctgcctgctgctgctgctgcgatcGTCGCTCTGATTTAGTACCTCAATGAAACGTCGTAACGGTTCAACGTGCCGTCGGAGAGTAACAAAATATTCAAAATAGTAGTGATCTACGGGTATGTTCGCTGCTCCGAGGTCATGTCCAGGATATCACTGTATAAAAATGACTGACATTGCAGACCAGGCCTATAACACCACTTGCATACCACTGCCTTTATACAACTTGGTGGTTTCCATATGTTGACACAATATGCGGACCTTTTCCAGTGAATATTGACTAGCGCAATTACTCAAATAGTTGGAAGGCATCAACGAAGATGTCACTGGCCTTAGCGAAGTGAGCATACCAGGCGAGCATATATATTACTGAATAATCTGTGCGTCCTCGCTACATAAGGCACTttgaataaacaaaaaaataaaggtgCTTCTCATTCAGGACACAGCAGACATTGCACAATGTCATCGATGTGTTTTACTGTATGAATGAAGTGTGAGCAAAACTGAATTTGAAATTATTAACTAAAAGGAACACAAGAACGCACTCCAACTTCCAGCCTTGTTAACAAAGAAGAACAATGTTAGGATGATGCGGAATTAGCATTCAAATAATTACTTTTTCAGAAAAAGCAATTGGTAACTGTGATGCAGGCTCAAGAAATACTAGAAAATAGTTATTCGAACTCTCACAATGAAACTAACTACCTGCAACGAACAGCTTCTTTCGAAAGTCTACAAATATGAAGTGAACATGGAAAAGGACCCAAAGGAGACAGAAGTAGCTATATAGATTAAATAGTGCATAACAACCCTGGTATAAAAATACTGGCGCAGGCCTACTGACGGAGGTTAACAACTAAATAACGGCGCCACCTGGATAAATTCCAAACAAAGATCAATAAATATAAGATTGCCCTTGAGAATAAGTGCTATGGCTCAGAAAAAGTAGAAATAACGATAAAGAGGGACGGAAGGAAAACGTAATTGACTGATTTAGGTTGCAGTAATGGAAATTTGAGGTTATGTAGCTAGGCAAAAAATATGCTTACCTAAAGCCCTATTGTCTCAATGTAACAATAGCTGATGAAAGTGACAACCTCAGTAGATAAAATAGTACTTGTTCAAGTATTGAAGCCGATCAAGATTATGAAACTCAGTGACATACAGGACTATGATGTTAAGCAATTAAAAGCAGCAGTGAAAAGGGTGGCCGGGTCAAATCGGCTAAATGGAAGCTCTGTACGGGAAGGGTCAACATTCACAAAGTAagaaatcaccgccatatccacgaagtcagtcatgttagaggagcttgctcggacaTGATcaggtaacccgcgaatcctccgtacacttTCCTGTACAATCATATATAGCCGTGACAACGTTGctatatatacattagccctcttggcttcggcctcccgggctctcaccgcagggtcttggcggcgagcccgccgcGCAGCAGCATGAAACGCCgtcttggctggggtgttcatgctgcggagcggcaacgaagagtgttcgcTGAGTGAGCTCCTGGCGAAGAggaaggaagcgcgccaaacgagaggcgcggccctctagctgtcacctatctaactagcgcctGTGCCAGCGTGGCGTGCGCCGCCTTGAgcagcggcgcgccatctagtgagtattcttgaaatcaccggagagtgtacacgccggcaaCAAACAAGGCGCGAGCACAGGGAGCAAGCTTCTAAAAAATAGCCAGGGCAGTGCCATTAGATGTTTTGTCATTAGACAAATAGCGAAGGTTGGCAATGAGTTATTCTTCAAAGCATAGTTCGCTGAAAATTCCCCCAGCCTGGTGAGAAATCAAGGTAGAACGCGACAATGTAGCTAAGTTTACCTATCGATGAGGTCATCAGGCTGTAAGAGGTACTGGGTCGGATAAACGGCTGAAGAAGGCAGCTTTACAATAGAAATTATCGAAGACTGGGGTGACCTTTTATTTATTAAACCTGCCCAAATCAAAACGCTATATTTTAAGATAATCCCGTATGAATAGTGGCATATTACAGTGAGGCTGACTTCCTCCTGTATCAGCAACTGATGAATTCAGTGCGCTCGTTCGTGCGTTATAGTGGGTGGTGAGGGCGGTATGTGCTCAAGCAACAAATGTTCGAAGCTTCTTCCCGCTATGGGCAAGACTAGTGGAATTGGCGCAAGATAAAATAGCCAGCAGCCAAGAATATCAGAAATGTCCCCACTAGAACAGAATGAAATCGTTACTGATTGCGACATGATTTCTTCGACAAGTTTCTGACTGGTGTCACATCCCTGTCTGCATGCGGACATTCTAGAACCGGAGGAGTGCTGGCGCAAAAAGTTGAAGTGTGGTGGATGGTGGGCGGAAGAGAGGGGGGATGGTAGTCTGAACTAaatttagagggacactaaacagagacaataaatcggtttagattgataaattttgCTCGGAGAtctgtaatgtcgttaatttcgccatcatatgaTTATTATTAGAAGAGCAAATCAAGGACAAAGTTtcatgtcacggatttcaaaatgcatttatcgtattttggcgccattgactCAACAAATTTACcccaaacttgctatgttaagtctatgacgcccctcagagggcaatgtattccatttttaccaattagaaactacgtagtccctagtaggcgccgtcaaaacatgtgacgtcacggcaaatggtgcggaaacttcaaggtggcgtcgccacccacgttttgttcttgcgcgttttctcgcttactaaccGCCTTCGCGCAGcaaacgtggtgtttttggtatcgtgaaagagtagtttactaatatgagaaaaatcgtgttGCTCTTTAATGTCCCTCTAAAGATAACGCTGCCGTTTGAAAGGCGTTATCTGTATAATATATATGGGTAACCTATGAAGGAAATTTTACGTGAAGATTCCAGAAACATAGGGGAGCTAATCTTCAGAATGATTGAAATCTCGATGCCGATTCCTAAATATAGTTTTATTACCGGGTCATGTTTTAACAGAGGGTAACCAGATGGGGTGAATCACggagaaatgcttgagaccagccacgtctgtgtagctcatgaacataggTATTAGGAAGATAAAAAGAAATATGAGACGAAGACTAATGTGCGGCAGGGCCGCTATGGGAAGGTACGCGGGCCACGTGTTTTAGAACGCTATTCTAAATATAttacttttaaaaacatactgcgtACACGCAGTCCACGCAGGGTGCATAAAATGCATTATTATGTAAATAAAGTAATACGGCACTTTAGGTTATAAGAATACAGCTTTAAACAGTACTAGTGCACAAggtagtgagaactaacagacagtcagACCAAGGACAGTATAAGGTGTGTTGGTTGTATTAATTGCGACATAAATGAAGAGAAATTTGATtagacgaaaacataacttgccgctggcagagaCCGAACATTCAACCTTCCAATaactcgtccgatgctctaccacttgagctTCGGTGGCActcatcctcccgtccattttatTCGTTATATCTGTGCATATAAACTTGCGAGTGTTATGAGCACcattcgtagccatgacggcgagtgtggagcgctctttttctgcctgctggcgtcacataGCATATCATCATTTTATgagctgacagctgaccaataataacTCGCATGGTatctgaaggcatgaagtctggcAGAGTCTGCCTTGCTGTgaatgaaagaaataaggaaagttTTAATGGCTCGTTTGTTTTTCAATAGAAATAGAATTAATGAGAAATAGCATACATTCCCTatcaacatcccctatacattccttggcatgaCTGTCTGCTAGTTTTCATTAatgttgtatctaacaaagaaaaaacgagcccttaaacgagcccttctttcattcatttagGTTCAAAAGGCAGAAGAAAACTTTTACGAAGACAAGTTGTTGAAGTCATAAGTCATGCGCGGAAAGAAATGGCATTTAAATAGCCAGATTTGCTCAAAATAAGCGATTAGAGCGTTTCTGTGACGTTGGCGAGTAGGTCTCGTCTTTAGTAGGCATACATACGTACATTGCCAGTACAGGTGACTGCTTTCACTAGCTCACAAAGAAATTCTATACCCTAAGTGTTTTTCAACGCACTTCAAATGTTAGTGCATTATTATACATCTTTAGTTTAGTCAGCGAGGGCAATtttgaaaatttgttataaacaatCCGGAAAGCCTGTCTGAAACCTTCCCTTTTATGTTATATTGAGGGTAGGGGTCAGACAATAATGGCGTATCTTAGCTTCGATCGAAGTAGGACGAAGCGTTTAGTCGGATTAACTAATTTGCTCTCAACAAAAGGTATAAGCTTGCCTTTAAACTTTCGTGACAGTGAAGCCTTTATAAAAATACAGCAATCGCTGGACTACCTTTTCGTGTGGCTATTGTAGAAACAGAGCGAGCGCCAAACCCTCGTTTCGCAGTAGCATACAAGAGTAATTCTTACTACTGTGCGTCATAAGTACGACGGCTGCCAGGCCAATGAACATGAAGACGAGAAAGCAAACAGTGATTGTGAAGCAGTACATCGGTGCCGATGAATCTCTGAAATCAGAAAGGTGATAAAACTTAAAGAAAACAGCAAATCCCACGCAATGTGTGGATCGATGAAACGCGAAGCTTTCAGCAAGGAGCTCCATACACCGTATAATTTGACTTTGAGATAAGCCAagatattcatgtcatggcaaGTCATTCACCACCGCAAGCTTTTCGTGCAATTATCGTCTGGCTTATTTATCCCATGCTAATGAGACGATCGGAATGACTTCATGGCGTTTAAATCACTTCTGTTTTTTATCTTCTGAtagacatgacatgcatggcatgaacATTCACGTCATCACCTGTTGGTTATATAGCCATGACCGAACGTCATATTACGCACATTTTCGTATACAGCAAAGTATGGAAACCAACACCCTGACAACACGGTGGTGCCTTGTCGTCTATTTAAGACATACGAGACATTGACCTCATACTATCATTTCATGAAAcaaattgttttaaatgcgaagcatttcttagcgaacctttggcactttgatcatttctatctatctatctatctatctatctatctatctatctatctatctatctatctatctatctatctatctatctatctatctatctatctatctatctatctatctatctatctatctatctatctatctatctatctggccgcctacgcctcggtgctttcatgatcgcctccgtaacttggtgtagaccaaaattggcttgGGAGGGTAAGATTATTTCATGAATATTactatcgggtcatgacatgaataacctgaaaatcctgtagagtacgacgtcaaaccctttcctccagacacgtgtggcacataaccgtttaccacgggccgcggtatacagGTGtacgtcacaggtgattgacagtttatatctacccaggaatggcgagaacagatattgctagtttaaatacgagagcgttaagaagaaCCGACATCGGAAGCTctgacttgacgaatggaaagaatgaaaaaaattacataatatccacggggtgaatgatgatgagtggtgcGAAGCTCcagagggcatcatcggtaaaccgtgaatacgagtgattcgccccactaaagagtgacgacacgcttcggcctctctttcacgtacggcaggatcttggcgccAATGCCGTGCTGCCTgggcctctcgttctcgaacggCAGATTCTTGGCGGCGTCGCCGAGCAGCCGCCTTGTGCGCTCGCCGCTCCCCAGCAGCCTTATCCATGCGACGACTCCGAGTGCGCACCAAGAGCGAGTGCCGTTTATGCTCGCAGGCGTCCAATGGCAGGTGCCACATATGACATCATTCATATTTTCATAACATCACATCTTTTCATCATATTTAATCATACTACAAgtatagttttataacatctcgcatctcgcatcggctgctcaacagtcacctgtgaagcgccggcggtggccatttctcctgatgtggGGCTTGGCTAGaaaagttccagagggatggccttgggactaaggcctcgcagtcggcgactgtagcggtggacaggagtatccactgcaggaacgggctgcgggatcggactggcagaaccgcttcgagaaggggt
The nucleotide sequence above comes from Rhipicephalus sanguineus isolate Rsan-2018 chromosome 8, BIME_Rsan_1.4, whole genome shotgun sequence. Encoded proteins:
- the LOC119403450 gene encoding uncharacterized protein LOC119403450 is translated as MTSPFAATHVVVEQPWTPEPFHRDPHEDPEDWLEDADQMPSLQAASPEHGCHSLPNACCYSEYTSCHATSDSFTFDLEYCSGSHANTSNSHTADNHQTADSEYDGSHATANYHTADSDADDSQATTNYHKAHTQANDSHATANYHTEDYDSNDSHATTNYQKADTQANDTHATANYHTDDSDYDDSHATTDYHTDDAYSNDSHAKANYHTDDSDYNDSHATTDYHTDDHKRSV